The genomic region tctattcattataaatgtttctaaaaatactaatgataaatgtttttgagcagcaaataagatttcttaaggatcacttgactggagtaattatgctaaaaattaagctttaaaatcacagttaaaaaaaaaaaaaaaaatatatatatatatatatatatatattcaaattgaaTATTACATAGCATTAAATCATAAGaaaaattctgaataaaattaataaataaaaacattataaatcttCAAACACCATCCCACTGTCCTGTGCACGGCCCTTTGAGTGAGAGCACCTTAGAGCAGCAGAAGTGTCCAGGCTGAGCGTGTGTGAGCTGGTAACGTCTCCACTGGCATCCATAGAGTCCCGCTAGACAGGAGACGAAGGGCTGGTGCTCGTAACGCTGTAGTAACCTCTGCCGTGCCACTTTCAGCTTTCCCAACTTCAGCCGGGTTTGCTCAGTCTGTGTTGTGTTCATAAGTGAGACGAAAGAGGATTCTGTCATATTGTCGTAACctaaaaaacatataaacactttaacaattaattgaataattgtACAGTCTACGTTTAAAGCATTAAGGTGATGTTACTAATAATCAAAGtggtatattataaaatgtgtaatctTTGTTCAGCTGTATTTTATGCTAGTATTGTTTCCAATTgtacaatttaaatacatttaattacatatgCAATGCTTACAAATACATATGGACATGATATGAGCATCGCATATAACACTAATAATGATAGAGCTGTAGTAATAATCTATAATATAGATAATAATTGCTATCCGGTCTCTTTTGCAGAGAGTTTCCTCAAAGTTGGTTACCTCCTGTTTTCCGGGCCCCGGCAAGCATTTGCATTTGTCTGTGATATTTTGTTTACAACAAGGCTCATTGCATACAATACAGCGATGCCTTCATTCGCCTCATTACATacgcatatatttttttcatcctttaaacagaaaaagtaGCCCAATCGAGCGAAACACCCTCATCCCTCATCTATTCATGAACATCACGGTGACATTAGCCAACAAACTTATCTGCTTTATATAACAGTATGGTAATCGCGTCAAAACCGTGTAGGTTGGAGCGAAGGATAAGCAGCCTAATATCTCACCGAATAACTCAAGCCGGTCGCCGTCGCGTCGGAACCGAGCGCTTCGGCGTCTCCGTTCGCCTGGTGTTCGCTTTTCTGAAGTGAAAGGGAACACCTCCCGTCGCTTCTTCACTGGTCCGTCGCCAGCCGTAACGATACTGTGTGGCGCCGCAgacactgtgaaaaaaaaatctcgaGATTATATTTTGGGTTGTGTTCCCGCGCTACTCAATTGTAGCGTTATTACGCGTCGGCGTCTGTTAAATAGAACTGCATTTGCATAACAAGAGGGGCCGCTCGCACTTTTAGTGGGCGCCTACATTTTTGACTGGCTGTTTGTTAGCCTGGATGAAAACTGCAGAAACGGATGTGGAGTGGATATGTGTAACAAATGTGTCAGCTGCgcgaacattttaataaacacgcTTCAAATAAAAGGAATTGCAACGTATTTACGGCACAGGCACGGCGGAGTCctatataaaaaagcaaatgtgGTACTACAAGAAGGGTTTGGGTTATAAACTGTCTTCAGAGTTCAATGTAGTTCACTGTCGCTGGCAAGAGCGCCTGTCCATCATTTTGGGCAGTTATCCAAAGAACCACTCTCCACAGTCGAGAAGTTTTCAAAATGAGAGAGATTTTTTCGTGCTTTGTTTGAcactttgagttttttttttggtttgttaggttttttttaatagttacaaaaaatacatttaaaaatatatagtgtcAACAACTAGGCCTACGGGAAAAAAGCCAGTGTTGCAAAAATATTATGGTTTTAATTGTTGGAATTACTTTATGGAATGCGCATTGTATTAACGTTAAAACGTCCATTGCCGTGAAATAATAATGCTGAGGTAGATATCTCAGCTCCACACTGGGTAAGTAGCTAAAGAATGGGCACACTAGCACACAAAAACTCTATTCAAAGCCACGCCCACCGAGTCAGCGCTACGTGCTTTAAAGATGGCGGTACGTGTGAGTGTGGgatctgatgtttttattagcctCAAGTTTGTGATTTGAAGTACTGTATTTAGGCAGACGTCTAACGCTAGGTTTCCGTAGATCGCTTAGCCTCGCGCTCTCCGTCGTTCACATGCGTGAGGGCGGACAGACGATGTGATCGGTCCCCGCGCTTGGAGAGGTAGAGTCGGTGGCCAGTTTGACATGCTAAAACTGACAGCTGTAATCAGCTAGCTGTTCACGTACACTTAAGGGCATCGTGCACGAAACCTTCGGCAAATGTGGCCTGTGCTTCCAACACTAGTCAGATAACAGCCGTAGCCTCTCGAGTCATACGTTTGGGAAGTAAGATAAGGTGCTTTGCCATTGTTAGCAGGTGACCTGTCAGTCACTGAATGCTTCTGGTGCCGTTACGTTGACTTTACATGCTACATTGACACATTACGAGCCCATATATACATTAGTCTTGTGTGTTTACGTTGCTTTTATTTACTCTGCCAAGCACCTGCTGCATTTTGAAGCCGTTTTAATGAATTGCTCGTGCTAGTAGTTTTGACTGGCGGTCTGCCTCTCTGAACAGGACAGGATTAAAGCCCCGAATGACTGGAACTTTTCATGGTGTAATTAATTTTGGGTCATTTTTCCTATACCATTTTGAGGTAGTAGAATGCTATCCCGAGCTTTAAGGAAATCCCTTTCCTATGGAAATCCACTAGTCGCGGGTTTCACTGGGAGCTATTGTAGTCGTCTGTGTTTTCATCAGACCGCCGTGTGTAAAGTTGCTTCGCAAGCTGAACGTGGCTTCAAACCCGCAAAGGTGGCTGTTGTGACTAAAACCACACGATATGAGTTCGAGCAACAGAGATATCAGTACGCGGGACTATCTGAGGAGGATCTCAAACAGCTGGTAAGCAGACGCTTATGAAGAGGTGAATACACCTGTTTATCTCTGTCCATCGATCAGATACACCGGTTTATCTGGTTATAGCGCTTTTAAGGCGGGCGTTGCATTAAAATAGAAGTGCATTGTGTTAAAGTTATGCTAACCACAGACTTGTGACTTTATTTATAGGTTCCATCTTTTTGTATTTGATCATAAATTCAAACCCGCTTAAAAACCCAAATGAAGCTTGGCGTTGCAGTTCTATACGTTCAGCATTAAACGCATTGTTCTTTAAGACTTTTCACATGTGTTAAAGGTTTTATAGCTTTAGATGGGTGCAATACGCTGTGTTTGTTATTATAAAcgtaagaaagaaaacaagaacattttctTTGAAACATCTGAAAAATGCTGATTGTTGAAAATCTAGCCGCCGGCGGTGATGTCAttgaaatatttgcatattgaaaGGTGACCCCACCCACTTTCCCAGCAGCCTTGGTTTAGGAATGATCTTGTTTCCTATTTCCATTgaatttacaaagaaaaaaaaacgtaaagagTTTTATGCCACGAAGCAACCAATTAGGAGTTTAATTAACATTACAGACTttgattttaagcaaaaaaagtaGTGCAATCTACAGTGCAATGAAgcactgcaaataaataaataaataaataaatatttaatgtagtaAATGTCAATAGATAATATGAATCTATTGACATTTagtacaaaatatatgtaatataaatagttAGCGGCCCACTTTCAATtaagacatttaagtaatttttataaacgtgactttataaaaaaaaaaacattactggtgtgcatttTGAAGCAAAACAAAGGTACTGATATATATGAGGATCAGTTTGTTTCTTTTAGTTGAAACAGCTtagacttacattttagtctagacTAGGCTTAAGctttgtctgtgaaactgggggAAGGAGTTTGAGTGCCGACTTTATGCTGAAAGTCAGTACAGAACCGCACACTTGCATTCGACTCTTGCTGTTTTTACAACATCTTTTTATAGTAATAGTACACTTTTATACATGTCTAATGATGGCTTCAACAAAAGCAAATACCATTGTTAACAACCTAATAGCTCACAGTGGATCTGTCAGTATAGGTTTACAAAGTTATCTTTAGACTGGAGAAAATGAATCACAATTTTACTTTGAGAGACCTGACCATTCCACTCTATTCTGTGTGGTGTGCAAATTTCCTTGACTTCTCTACTTATTGCTTGCTTTACAGTGTTTAATggaattatattattataaaattcagGTCCCTTCCTTTTCTACTTAAGCCCATTTTTCTTGCTGCTGAAGCAAACTGAAAATAGTTGAAGCATTTAAGAGTCCAGAGTTCAAATCCAACCAACACCCCATTATACACAGTGTtgacagtgtttgtgttttgagaAGCAATacagtgtttattatatttaatctgTCTTCTACTTGTCATCACAGCTTGCCCTGAAAGGATCCAGTTACAATGGGCTTCTGGAGAGACACAATATACACACCTTCAATGTTGGACAGATTGTGGACAGCCTACAGTAAGATGACGATCAGAAATGGGAACTCGGACAGtacttgaaatcatttttaaacacttttcaaaactgtccttcttttttttttttgtaggaaaGAAGGGATCGAGGTGCGTATTGTCAAAAGAGGCGAGTATGACGAGGACACAGTACGATGGGCTGATGCCATCATCTCTGCTGGAGGTAAAaatcagaatgagctttttatgTTTGATAGTATTaatggaatagttcacccaaaaataaaatctgttatcatttactcaccctcgagtagttccacatctgtatgaatttctttgttctgccgaaaacaaaggaagatattttgaaggaagttgtaatcaggctgttttgggtcaccgctgaactgttcctttaactacCCAAGACGACGCATGGGAAATTTCATGCACTATCTTTCTCTTTTGTCAAATTCTGTTTATGTCGTAGGTGATGGCACCATGCTGCTAGTTGCCAGTAAAGTGTACGATAAAAACAAACCTGTATTGGGGGTCAATACAGACCCAGAAAGGTAATTAAAAACTGTCCTATTGTgagttcacatttttttttgttttataaatatgtaatgtagCCCTGTTTTTGTAGGTCAGAAGGTCACCTGTGTTTACCTGTGCACTATACGCATGCCTTTTCTGAGGCCTTACAGAAACTCAGGAAGGGTGAGTTCAGGTGGGTACCTCTAGTTTACTGTTGCTTACGGTCAACACTAATCCACTTTGCTAAGTAATCCAATTTGAGTTTGTGTTTCCTTCCACATCTCTTGCAGAAGTACTCAGAAAAAGTACTTTGCCATCTTGTAAAGAAGTTCTAGTTCAAGTGTGCAATTCTTATGAAAAATAAGGTTGACATAGACTGTGTACCTCACTAGAAAGCTAATGTTATCAGCTAATAACTGTTTCTTATGGGGCAAGGACTGGTTTTCCTTTTGGGGGAGGTGCTTGGCAGCTCAGGAAGCCTAATCCTCTATTAAGCTGTATTCAAGGCTAGggacgttgtgtgtgtgtgtgtgtgtgttgttgtgttgctgttgttgtggGTTGCCTGATGAACCAATAAATTCCTGATATACCTCGCTAATAAATCAAGTGTCATGCTAATACATAGATGTGCTCTTACCAAAGGAGTCTCTGATGAGTCTACCAGGATACCCGGGCGATGTCCTTCAAACTTGAAGCTTGATAGTAAAGTCATGTCTCAGTCCAGATAATaagctattaataaaaaaaaaaaatcagagtcttatttaaacaatgttgAATGCAtcacttttgatttattaaatataactcGTAAGccataaatcaaaaataacattaagtcttcacctttttttatattcaaagcATGCTTACTTAAATTCTCTCTTAATACTTTTCCCAGCAATACTTCTCTTATTGGATATGTAAGGGATTTATGTCCGTattgagaaaataataataatcttaaacTAGCATCAGCCAaaacaaaatgatcaaataaacgcatcTTTCATTGCAAGGGCAATAgcttgaaataataattataacacgCATGAGCAGAAGTCCAGCAGCCTGAAACTGTCATTCACTCTTTAATAGCAGAAGTTAAAAGCACATAATCATATATAAGCTATAAATAGAATCTGGATCATCATTCGCTTGTATTTCCAAGCCGTCAACCTTGCTTGCTAATTCATCTCCCTCTGATTCGTTTCTATTACTCTCGATAAAGCGTTTAACATTCCTCAAGAGCCCTTTATTCACTCGTTCACATTGACGCAACAGCCCCAGTAGGTCCCTCGGTCTCTCCTACACGACTCcagctcttctttttcttcttctgtctgCTGATCTTGACGTCTTTGCAGGGATACTACGAACAAATCGTCAAAAGCAACTTCCAGTTTATCTGTTCCATTAATTCTGCTTATGTGTGCGGATTGACCAGCAGATTGCACACTTCCCATTACAGTATGTGTGAAAATTCGCCcactaaaaatgaaattgaattaaatctatCGATTGTGATGATTAGTACCTGGCATGCAAATAACTTCCACCTCAACTAACTATATAAAACGATTAAATGTTTGTGCTAATGTACTGTGATGTACCCCTCTGTCTTTCTTGCCTTCGCTAGGTGGCAGTGGCGTCAGCGGATCCGGATGTACTTGGAGGGCACCGGGATCAACCCGACTCCAGTGGACCTGCATGAGCTGCAGCTGAGCCTCGAGCAGCACAGCAAAGCGCACCGGATCACCACAGACACTCAGAGCAGTACGAATCTCAACATCTTCTCACTTCCGTGTCTCACAAATAGTATCAAACAATTGTAGGTCGTGTTTCACAGCAAAAAAGGGGAAAAGATTCATTTtattgctgcttaatatataatagaaataaaaaaaaatcttatatcttatattaaatgaaatacaaaaatttaatttgatgtaattttgtaatatgatttgcttattttcattactgtattacagtaatgagtgaaatgtttttttcagtgaaatagTAAGTGTTGCTGGACATGTGCTTATATTTTGTAACGCTGCACCCAGCTTTGATTACTTTGAAAGAACATTTTTGCTCTGAACACGTTTGTTTTCGTTCATGTTTTTGTGCCAGATACGAGACATGACAGTCCTGAAAGGCCTCATCTGCTGCCTGTCCGTGGGCTCAATGAGATCTTCATCGGGGAGTCCCTGTCCTCCAGGTATATGTCCCTGCCCACCACCCGTGACGTTGTGGATCCAGTCGCACCCCACAAACATTTCATCAACCACTTGTCCTCCTCCACTCCATGCATCCCCCCCATCTCCCCTTACCTGTGGATTTCTGTTTGCCACAGGTTGAAGTATAAATCCTTCAAACCCCATCTTACCCTCTCGCTTCATAGGGCTTCATACTACGAAATCTCCATCGACGACGGGCCGTGGGAGAAGCAGAAGAGCTCAGGGCTTAGCATTTGCACTGGAACTGGATCTAAAGCCTGGTGAGTCAGAGCTCTGCTTTACTGAAGTGAACACCTCATAAAAATATCAAGAGATTACCGAATCATTCTTGTTCCTTTATCCAGGTCCTACAATATTAATAAGCTCGTCGAGCAAGCAGTGGAGGATGTCCTTAGAATAGGttagaaacacaaaaacaagttCTATACGTTAAATGTATTATGCTCGGTGATAATCATCAGCTGCTACAAACAtgatcttcattttttttttctttatcttagctaaattaaaaacaggttTGGACGTTCCTCTAAATCAGGAATTCATTGAGAGTGGtgagtagtttttttaaatatcaaattgaaaatgttttggtccatttaaaatataaattaatattctgAAAATGAAACCTGTTCCCTAATCTTGGGTTTCAGTGaatgaaatgtaacatttgtattttaaaatatcctattttaattgtttcaaATTTGTTCCTAATTTGTGTTCAGTggctaaaatgtcattttgtatttttcgaattcataaaatgaatattctgcACATTAAATAATTGGTCCCTGTTTTGTGTGCAGTGACCGAAACATACAACGAGTCGCTGATCTTCAGCCCAGAGGAGGACAAACTTTTCTTCAGTATAAGAGAGCCGATAGTCAACAGAGTATTTTCTAATAGCCGACAAAGAGGTTTTGCCAAAAAGTGAGTTTGAGTTTCATCTTCTCACGACTCTCTTGCTAAACGATTGGATGAGTAATAATATTCGTTTAATCACAAACGCTGTAACGTGTTTCATAATGTCTAATGCATCAACCATTTCTCCATGTTTTCTCGCCGAACAAGGCTGCGAGATAAAATCCGACGCTGTGTAAACCTGCAGCGCTCATGCTCTTGTTGTTTTTGGTAGGGTTTGTGTCCGCTCAAGGTGTTGGGACGCCTGCATGGTGGTGGACGGCGGGACGTCCTTCGAGTTTAACGATGGTGCCATTGCTACAATCATCTTGAATGAAGAAGACCTGTTGCGAACTGTCATTCTTGATTAAA from Puntigrus tetrazona isolate hp1 chromosome 21, ASM1883169v1, whole genome shotgun sequence harbors:
- the nadk2 gene encoding NAD kinase 2, mitochondrial isoform X1 — encoded protein: MLSRALRKSLSYGNPLVAGFTGSYCSRLCFHQTAVCKVASQAERGFKPAKVAVVTKTTRYEFEQQRYQYAGLSEEDLKQLLALKGSSYNGLLERHNIHTFNVGQIVDSLQKEGIEVRIVKRGEYDEDTVRWADAIISAGGDGTMLLVASKVYDKNKPVLGVNTDPERSEGHLCLPVHYTHAFSEALQKLRKGEFRWQWRQRIRMYLEGTGINPTPVDLHELQLSLEQHSKAHRITTDTQSNTRHDSPERPHLLPVRGLNEIFIGESLSSRLKYKSFKPHLTLSLHRASYYEISIDDGPWEKQKSSGLSICTGTGSKAWSYNINKLVEQAVEDVLRIAKLKTGLDVPLNQEFIESVTETYNESLIFSPEEDKLFFSIREPIVNRVFSNSRQRGFAKKVCVRSRCWDACMVVDGGTSFEFNDGAIATIILNEEDLLRTVILD
- the nadk2 gene encoding NAD kinase 2, mitochondrial isoform X2; amino-acid sequence: MLSRALRKSLSYGNPLVAGFTGSYCSRLCFHQTAVCKVASQAERGFKPAKVAVVTKTTRYEFEQQRYQYAGLSEEDLKQLLALKGSSYNGLLERHNIHTFNVGQIVDSLQKEGIEVRIVKRGEYDEDTVRWADAIISAGGDGTMLLVASKVYDKNKPVLGVNTDPERSEGHLCLPVHYTHAFSEALQKLRKGEFRWQWRQRIRMYLEGTGINPTPVDLHELQLSLEQHSKAHRITTDTQSNTRHDSPERPHLLPVRGLNEIFIGESLSSRASYYEISIDDGPWEKQKSSGLSICTGTGSKAWSYNINKLVEQAVEDVLRIAKLKTGLDVPLNQEFIESVTETYNESLIFSPEEDKLFFSIREPIVNRVFSNSRQRGFAKKVCVRSRCWDACMVVDGGTSFEFNDGAIATIILNEEDLLRTVILD